The DNA window TGCAGAGATTGGACAGCCGTTTGGGTTGGTTCTGTTAAAAAGGAGTCTCTCAAAATAACCGGAAACAGAGGTGTCCAGTGCGTCATCTATGGCCAGATAGACTATTTGTGGAATGTCAGCTTTGTTCATCGAGTGGTCAAAAGTTTTGCAAAAGCACGAAGGAAGGTTACAGTTTTGGCCTTGCACACATTTTTCAGCACTGAGTTTTGGTGCTAGTGTCGGGAGAGCTGGCATGGCAGGGGTTGGTGATGCTAGCGGCGCACACTTCCAAGATTCGTACCTAGTTATCTGCGCAAGTGGCACCGGCTGCTCCATCCAGTCCAACATTTTAGAAATCGGTATAATATACACATCAGGCAGCATTAATACCTCCTTTATGAAACGGTCCATAGCACGATAAAAGGGAACATGGCGAAAGAAGTTCCCCATCATGTGGAAACCGAGGGGTGCTCTATTGCCATTATAAGAGTTTTTGAAGTTCATCATTATGAATTCTCGGGCATCTTCCTCTGTATCTGGTCGATTGTGGCACCCATCTGCAGTGGGGCACGGGTATGCTTTTTTGTAGTCCCACAAAGCGTTAATAGGAACCTCCCAGAAGTTGCTGTGAGACTGCGTCCAGCAGGGTGGGATATTGCATGGATACGGCCAAGGGAAGTCTGTAGTCAAGGGGAATGAATTAAGTCCGCCAGTTGCGTTTTTTCGTACAAACGTCTTTGAAGTGTCGTACCTGTATCCAAGCTTCTTCAGGACCCTGATTTGTTCATCTCCAGCTGTTTTTAGATAGGGACTTCTCCATCCTTGAATGTCATTGGCGGACATGAAAACATTGTCCAAAATGGTCTGTCGCTCAGTTTTGATCTCTAGCTCCAGTATGGTTGTGTTGGTAATGGCGGACGGCGTGTCTGTGTGCGTGGCTACCTCAAAACCCCTGTTGTAGAAATCTAGTAGGATGTTAAAATCCGTGCCTTTTCTGGTGGCCATGAGGGTAGCTGTGATAGGGCATCCATTGGGATTTTTCCTACTTGGATGAAACAGCCTGTTATAGAACTCAGCCACCTCGCTGTTGACGCCATCATCAAGGGCGAAATAAATTATCTGTGGAGTATTTTTTCTACCGACAGGATGTTCAAACGTTCCACAGAAACAAGATGGCAGGGAGCAGTTCTGGTCTTGTATACATTCCGAAAACACTGGCGTGACTATATAACATCCGATCCAAACAATTACTGTGAAAAGGTGACAATTCATGCTACTTGGCAGAAATTACTTGATTCTCTGGAGTCACAGACTTACTTCAATatataaacactttaaaattcaaaatctgACCAACCTTAATTTTTTGCATAAATGCTTCACATCAACGCCTTTTGTCTgatgtataattatgtaaatcaaGGTTGCACCATTCGTAGGTTTACGTATATTTATATAGGGGGCTAGGCGCTAGGAGCTTCTCTGTCAACAAGAATGAAATATCGCTTTTATACCTGGTAGTGTATACTATCCTGTATTAATTCTGTTTGAGCAATTACAACATGCGTTAATTAccaaaacagttagatttattaTGCATGCTCTGACCATGGGTTTTTTCTCTCTTCATACTGCACCTTTTCTTTCTCTATTTTACCTGGCGAACCTctcattttttatgttttttgatTAAATACGTATGTTTTATTTGTCGTTGGTACAATCAGATTACGTATGCAGAATTTTGTTTTGCCTTTATAAGggattttcatttcatatagaaaGAATGAAGATAAGAATTGAAATATGACTTAAATTAATTGAAGCTTAAAAACTAAGCcaaaaaaactatttcaatttACATAGGCCTCTGTTgcatagaatgaaaaaaaacccctttcCCCTCACCCCACCCCAAAACCAGCACCCACATCCCACCGTGGTTCCTGATTTTATGTAtaacatgtttatataattacatttttttgctTGTGTCACTGAATAAAATGATAAGATTGTACCTTATTAAATTTCCCTTTGATGtcttaattttaatcaatttgtgTTAATTTGTATTGGGTCAATTTAATCAAACGACATTAAcgtttgaatttatgaatatAACCATGAACCACTATGAAGGCTAAAATTCTTATGTATAAATATCATGACTTTCATATAtgcctcttttttttcttttatggtCATTAACACTAATTAGCTAtatcaccaaaaaaaaaccaatatgtTCCTTTTCAGTATCagataattatttgaaaaatagacgttgacaatatatatttaatttgcgGTGTACTACATGAAAAAGTCAAAATCATATAAACCCACAAATATTCCATTTCCTATTCAAATCACTAACGCAAAATATTTGCAAGTCAGTGGAATTCGATCCGCTTTATTTGACGACAAATGTTAAAGTTCGaatgatttaagaaaaaacagATATGATTTGACAGAATGCGGTTGTATTATCTTGGTAATCATTGACCTGTAAATTAGAATGCAGTACAACTATTAGGTGAATTATTATACTTAGTATACCGAGAAATATACAGCGTGTTAAATAGACTTCTGAGAAAATAGTTTGACCGAGTGCATGGATGTTTTCTTTGATTGTGCtaaaataaactttgacccgCGGGACTTGTTTCATCAGCAATTGGtctatatttatgtatatatatatattgctaaTTTGCTACTGTCAAAACAAACCGACGCCAAATTTTCATTGCACATTCGTTAGTGAAAGCGCACTGTTCCATAACAAACTTGTTCAAAACAGCATTATGCAATGATTCAGACTCTATTGTTTTAGCCGAAGTAGACAAAGAAAATGCTGTATTTTGTGACATTTCTGTTCCTGTCCAGTATAAAAGGTAaggtattattattatttttttttctttatgaaaaTGCACAGTGAAGTTAATGTCAACATTAGCtagacagttttttttttatgacagtCGGACTTAAGGTAGctcattttaacaagacttgCACTTTTTAAGACACAACATCACAAATTGTTTTGCTATGTGTCAATCGTCTTGGTTGAATATAATTTTAGCTTTCATGTTTGTGAACCGCAGATTAcaagttcgaatccgcctggggcttttttttaatattctaagttaatttttttaatattagttttttttaatacaaaattgcATGGTTTTTCTTGCATATTTGACTAATCATAACTTATCATGCATCGTgctatctttcattatcaagcAATTTCTTGCTgatttaaaatctatttaaaggtgtagtgagccatcTTAAAGAAACTAACACtcgttttaaaatcattagGCCTAAGAGAATCTATATCAAATACAGTGTTTTTTacgtacttttaaaaaaaagctcttacttaattttctatttattccAGGCACCTAGCTGATCTGATGTATAGGATTAACATTAATTTGCAACTGATTTTATCTGCTAAAATTCTTATCATTTATCTATATGTGTATTTTAAGGCGATGTATCGGCGGAAGACTGTTACCGAACGAAACTCGGGCGCGGATACAACGGGAAAGTGAACGTCACAGCGTCCGGGAAAGACTGTCAGCCGTGGGGGTCACATCTACCCCACGCTCACAACTTCACGTGGTTGTGGACGGAGGAGAATTTCTGCAGAAACCCGGATGACCGTGCGAACGGTCCCTGGTGCTACACCATGGATCCGGAAACGGTGTTGGAAAGTTGCGGGATATCCCAATGCAGTAAGTTTCctcatttttgaattttaatgatggATGAAATCAGGTTAAAAGATATGCAAATTTTAGAATTTGGAACCATCATCCTCCCCCAagtggtaaaaaataaaaaaaaataacaataataaaaaaaaaactattgtcAAAATTTAGCAGCGTAGGGGTATATGCAATCGAAATTTGATGCACAAATTGAAACGTGAATGGGACTCCGAAGATCCCTACTAAAAATTTCATTGATGGTTGTAATGGTAAAGCACTTCCAATGTCAAAAATGgtgaaggttttttttctagttttttgaGACTAAGGTCTTGAATTTGTATTGTTATCCGGAATATATCGAAGATCAACATTAACTTTAGCATTTCTCATAGGTTGatatttttgtgaattaaagTCAAATTTGATTATGAATAAATGCTATGAAAATTTCACAACGGCAAAAACCCAACACCTCGGATTACATGTAATGATGTTTTGGTAAATGCAGGAAATCTTTAATCCGTTCGAAAAGAAATcaataattatgtattaaaaaaaccgGAAGTTTCTTACAAATACTTGACTTATGATATGATCCACTAGGTCAACTAAGGAACAAAAGTCAAAGAATTCAAAAAATCCCATAATCTGTAATGGAAGTCCATTTGAAATACTTGACATATATATCAATGAGTTCTTAAGGAGCAATTAGTATAATGTTGACGTAATACAGTGGACTTTATATTCAGAGTTTTCActaatacatgtaggtatgcACGAATCCAGAACATTTACGCATatagatatttacaaatatatggAGTGTATGGAGTCGTAAATCGTTTAACACTGTTTATGCGATGTGAAGTAAGTTTTGAAGTATGTCCGGTTTAATTTATAAAACGAAGTACGCAACAATTAAGTCATGTGAATTTGTATTTACTATTTGAATGGCATATTTTTTTACGCATTGTTTATATAGTATACATACACTTCAGAGGAACTTCCTAGCAATAATAGTACTGCATAATGAAGGTCAGGGTATTTGGAAATTCGGTCATTAGTTGTTCTAGTGGTTTCGTTAGTGATGTGGCTTTAAGACTTTGCTATTTTATAGTATCTACTCAGTCCCTTCTTTCAAACAGAGACGATTTTGCTAATGAAATCGATTGTTAAGTTATATAAGTTAGTTTAAAAAGTAATcgcatggatttttttttattgagaacCAAGCATCCTTTTTTGGaatcaattaaaagaaaatattaagcATTCTTATTTTTCCGTTTCTGATGACGGAAAATTCAACTCTTGAGTTATTGTTTGCAAAGAAAAACTCCGAAAAGTAATCCAATGGGGCAAGCAGGTAAACTTTTCACGATGTACGATGCAAGGTTGTACTACGTATATAAACAAATGAACTGGAGCACCCATACTAAACAGTAAACATTACCCACTTTCTCTATTTACAGCGACAGAATTTGACCCTTGTATGATGAAACCGTGTCAAAACGGCGGGATATGTATAAGTCGTGGGGTCAGGCAGTCCCCTTATTACAGCTGTGTGTGTGACGCAAAGTGGACGGGACAGGATTGTCAAACTAAAGGTACATCCATGAgtagtggcgtcggaagcaaattgaaaagggaggttgggggggggggggggctagacttata is part of the Crassostrea angulata isolate pt1a10 chromosome 3, ASM2561291v2, whole genome shotgun sequence genome and encodes:
- the LOC128178058 gene encoding chitin deacetylase 1-like; protein product: MNCHLFTVIVWIGCYIVTPVFSECIQDQNCSLPSCFCGTFEHPVGRKNTPQIIYFALDDGVNSEVAEFYNRLFHPSRKNPNGCPITATLMATRKGTDFNILLDFYNRGFEVATHTDTPSAITNTTILELEIKTERQTILDNVFMSANDIQGWRSPYLKTAGDEQIRVLKKLGYRYDTSKTFVRKNATGGLNSFPLTTDFPWPYPCNIPPCWTQSHSNFWEVPINALWDYKKAYPCPTADGCHNRPDTEEDAREFIMMNFKNSYNGNRAPLGFHMMGNFFRHVPFYRAMDRFIKEVLMLPDVYIIPISKMLDWMEQPVPLAQITRYESWKCAPLASPTPAMPALPTLAPKLSAEKCVQGQNCNLPSCFCKTFDHSMNKADIPQIVYLAIDDALDTSVSGYFERLLFNRTNPNGCPISATFFVPTTGTNYTLVRDFYAKGMEIGSHSVTHNNVITREAVSREARRSKENLATYADIPLSDILGYRSPYLATAGDDQADVLQNLGYAYDISYTFTRRPSYAKNVWPLTADFAWPLPCNVAPCLRRPHRGFWEVPVNSMWDYTNTDICAYADDCQRPPPTHDHVRRYLTNNFKNSYEGNKAPFGLHFHGRWFHESRNYMGFKGFLDYLQTLPDVYIVSVKKMLDWMQYPTPKSQIQTFGPWKCAVMKRPQFQQLS